A genome region from Gadus macrocephalus chromosome 15, ASM3116895v1 includes the following:
- the gfral gene encoding GDNF family receptor alpha-like, whose amino-acid sequence MPPTHLGNALILGVVIHHVAMGLLSRSPDCLRSIDTCISDLCRNMEQAGAIGSLCGDDGCQIIGSEVCNVSVGAMLEQFPSLQQCMCVWLEEVEEVEEEEVEPCRSLQALTTQCHQKPALRKRSTPAEMDWKASNLLGVVSSDGGSCLKRIGTCLADPVCNRNLWPLLEACGEERCHGTRCRGASRRFYGGLPASVADLLVMCDCGPGEKDCRRMAARLHRGTCGGEVWSCQEGVSHCWRDQSCRQRLKSFTSKCWHAESATCGEYDDGNEECVWQMEPALLLSGEAECRTAFLALMGTPLQYPCTCTGLNSGERQRCDTVSNVLHNRSRFTGLWPTLVDSNKTFDTGESKSDGHTWVTGHFLYGLIYLALIVIVILVTTGILCKSGVLRKKGQTQFHPLGKPTCVAIL is encoded by the exons ATGCCGCCAACACATCTGGGAAACGCTCTGATACTAG GAGTTGTGATCCATCATGTTGCAATGGGGCTGCTCTCTAGATCCCCCGACTGCCTGAGGTCGATAGATACCTGCATCTCTGATCTGTGCAGAAACATGGAACAGGCAGGTGCTATTGGCTCACTGTGTGGCGATGACG GGTGTCAAATAATAGGCTCGGAGGTCTGTAACGTGAGCGTGGGGGCCATGCTGGAGCAGTTCCCGTCACTGCagcagtgtatgtgtgtctggttggaggaggtggaggaggtggaggaggaggaggtggagccctGTCGCTCTCTGCAAGCACTCACAACACAATGCCACCAGAAACCAG CTCTGCGGAAGAGAAGCACGCCTGCAGAGATGGACTGGAAAGCCAGCAATTTACTCGGCGTCG TGTCCAGCGACGGTGGGTCCTGCCTGAAGCGGATCGGGACGTGTCTCGCCGACCCGGTGTGCAACCGGAACCTGTGGCCGCTGCTGGAGGCGTGCGGCGAGGAGCGGTGCCACGGCACGCGGTGTCGGGGCGCGTCCCGGCGCTTCTACGGGGGCCTGCCCGCGTCCGTGGCCGACCTGCTGGTGATGTGTGACTGCGGGCCCGGGGAGAAGGACTGCCGGCGCATGGCCGCCAGGCTGCACCGTGGCACGTGCGGCGGTGAAGTGTGGAGTTGTCAGGAAGGGGTTAGCCACTGCTGGAGGGACCAGAGCTGCAG acagcgCTTGAAAAGCTTTACATCGAAATGCTGGCATGCGGAGAGTGCGACGTGCGGGGAATATGACGATGGAAATGAGGAGTGCGTTTGGCAGATGGAACCAGCTCTCCTTCTCAGCGGAGAGGCCGAGTGCAGAACGGCATTCCTCGCGCTGATGGGCACCCCACTCCAGTACCCGTGTACCTGCACGGGCTTGAACTCCGGCGAGCGGCAGAGATGCGACACCGTCAGTAATGTACTCCACAATCGCTCACGCTTCA CGGGACTCTGGCCAACATTGGTGGATTCTAACAAAACCTTTGACACTGGGGAATCGAAGTCTGATGGACACACCTGGGTGACTG GCCACTTCCTCTACGGGCTGATATACTTGGCCCTCATTGTAATCGTCATTTTAGTGACCACTGGGATTCTGTGTAAATCTGG TGTGCTGAGGAAAAAAGGCCAAACCCAGTTTCACCCCCTGGGGAAACCAACATGTGTGGCTATTCTCTGA
- the hmgcll1 gene encoding 3-hydroxy-3-methylglutaryl-CoA lyase, cytoplasmic → MGNVPTTVKHCLSHEQLARDYPWLKRWLVEEKSLGAHEYPEFVKIVEVGPRDGLQNEKEIVPTEVKVQLIDRLSDTGLSVIEATSFVSSKWVPQMADHTEVLQGIRKSPNVRYPVLTPNMHGFQNALAAGATEVAVFGSASETFSRKNINCSIDESMLRFEEVLNAAKDQQIPVRGYVSCALGCPHEGPIDPSKVTEVAKRLYEMGCYEVSLGDTVGVGTPGSMAEMLRSVTREVPCRALAVHCHDTYGQALANILTALQMGVCVVDSAVAGLGGCPYAQGSSGNVSTEDVLYMLHGMGIQTGVDLSKVIAVGDFICHSLNRKTNSRVAQARGSQL, encoded by the exons AGTCTTGGAGCGCACGAGTACCCAGAGTTTGTTAAAATCGTTGAGGTCGGGCCAAGAGATGGGCTTCAAAATGAAAAG GAGATTGTTCCGACGGAGGTCAAAGTCCAGCTGATAGACAGGCTCTCAGACACGGGGCTGTCTGTAATCGAGGCCACCAGCTTTGTGTCTTCAAAGTGGGTACCCCAG ATGGCCGACCACACTGAAGTTCTGCAAGGAATCAGAAAGTCGCCGAACGTTCGCTATCCCGTTTTGACGCCCAACATGCACGGCTTCCAAAACGCG CTTGCGGCGGGTGCTACCGAAGTAGCGGTGTTCGGGTCGGCCTCAGAGACGTTCAGTAGGAAAAACATCAACTGCTCCATTGATGAGAGCATGCTGAGGTTTGAGGAAGTCCTCAACGCCGCCAAAGACCAGCAAATCCCAGTGCGCGG ATATGTTTCCTGTGCCCTGGGATGCCCTCATGAGGGACCAATCGACCCTTCTAAAGTTACAGAG GTGGCGAAGAGGCTGTACGAGATGGGCTGCTACGAGGTCTCCCTGGGAGACACCGTCGGGGTGGGGACCCCGGGCTCCATGGCCGAGATGCTCCGCAGCGTGACCCGGGAGGTGCCCTGCCGCGCCCTGGCCGTCCACTGCCACGACACCTACGGCCAGGCGCTCGCCAACATCCTCACCGCTCTGCAG ATGGGGGTTTGTGTGGTGGACTCGGCAGTAGCAGGCCTGGGGGGATGCCCGTACGCCCAGGGTTCGTCTGGCAACGTGTCAACGGAGGACGTGCTGTACATGCTGCACGGCATGGGCATTCAGACG GGAGTGGACCTCTCCAAAGTGATCGCGGTGGGGGACTTCATCTGTCACTCGCTCAACCGCAAGACAAACTCCAGGGTCGCGCAAGCAAGAGGATCGCAGCTGTGA